A region from the Paraburkholderia youngii genome encodes:
- a CDS encoding flavoprotein produces MTQSSPNESAPKAARDLTDFKPDARFAWCVTGSGHMLEESIALARRLPRVDLFLSAAAEEVLPLYGWPLDKLREQFRVLRDNSASGVPVGMLYHGIYHTVVIAPATSNTVAKCAYGISDTLPTNMYAQAGKQCIPGIVFACDTEPSVITHSPDEWVELRPRAIELDNVERLARFEYTTLARSLDELEAALSQRLATLDLAWTTSSS; encoded by the coding sequence ATGACCCAGTCGTCCCCCAACGAGTCAGCGCCCAAGGCCGCCCGCGATCTCACCGACTTCAAGCCGGATGCGCGCTTCGCGTGGTGCGTGACCGGCTCCGGTCATATGCTCGAAGAATCGATCGCGCTCGCGCGGCGCTTGCCGCGCGTCGATCTGTTTCTGTCCGCGGCGGCCGAGGAAGTGCTGCCGCTGTACGGCTGGCCGCTCGACAAGCTGCGCGAACAGTTCCGCGTGCTGCGCGACAACAGCGCGAGCGGCGTGCCGGTCGGCATGCTGTATCACGGCATCTATCACACGGTCGTGATCGCGCCGGCCACCAGCAACACGGTCGCCAAATGCGCTTACGGCATCTCCGATACGCTGCCGACCAACATGTACGCGCAGGCCGGCAAGCAATGCATCCCCGGCATCGTCTTTGCATGCGACACCGAACCGAGCGTGATCACGCATAGCCCGGATGAATGGGTCGAACTGCGACCAAGGGCGATCGAGCTCGACAACGTCGAGCGTCTGGCACGTTTCGAATACACGACGCTCGCGCGCTCGCTCGACGAACTCGAAGCGGCACTCTCCCAACGCCTCGCGACCCTCGATCTCGCATGGACCACATCCTCTTCCTGA
- a CDS encoding triphosphoribosyl-dephospho-CoA synthase — protein MPIPHAISVEHARAAFLAACTLDVITPKPGNVSNQSPGHGMNAAQFLASADASLDALFARGARVGQRILDAVTRTRAAVGCNTNLGIVLLIAPLAAALDETGERPLTAPAWRAAVGDVLSRLDVEDARLAYRAIALAKPGGLGDAPEQSVHAAPTIGLRDAMRLASERDSIARQYANGFADLFDTGLTACFEASTPTSEPAPVDPGEIAMLNVFLAFLAGWPDSHIVRKHGLALAQSVTLAAREQHARWRQTRPAARRSASDPQLDAWDAELKARAINPGTSADLAVATLFVARCVEGRG, from the coding sequence ATGCCCATCCCTCATGCAATCTCCGTCGAGCATGCGCGCGCAGCCTTCCTCGCGGCCTGCACGCTCGACGTCATCACGCCGAAACCCGGCAACGTCAGCAACCAGAGCCCCGGCCACGGCATGAACGCGGCGCAGTTCCTCGCCAGCGCGGACGCATCGCTCGACGCGCTGTTCGCGCGCGGCGCCCGCGTCGGACAGCGCATTCTCGACGCGGTCACACGGACGCGCGCGGCCGTCGGCTGCAATACGAATCTCGGCATCGTGCTGCTGATCGCGCCGCTCGCCGCGGCTCTCGACGAAACCGGCGAACGGCCGCTGACGGCGCCAGCGTGGCGCGCGGCCGTCGGCGACGTGCTGAGCCGGCTCGACGTCGAAGATGCGCGGCTCGCCTATCGCGCGATCGCGCTCGCCAAGCCCGGCGGCCTCGGCGACGCGCCCGAGCAATCGGTCCACGCAGCGCCGACGATCGGCCTGCGCGACGCGATGCGGCTCGCCAGCGAGCGCGACAGCATCGCGCGGCAGTACGCGAACGGTTTCGCGGACCTGTTCGACACCGGCCTCACCGCCTGCTTCGAAGCCTCGACGCCAACGTCCGAACCCGCGCCCGTCGATCCAGGCGAAATCGCGATGCTCAACGTGTTTCTCGCGTTCCTCGCCGGCTGGCCCGACTCTCACATTGTGCGCAAGCACGGCCTGGCGCTGGCGCAGAGTGTCACGCTCGCGGCACGCGAACAGCACGCGCGCTGGCGCCAAACGCGACCCGCCGCGCGCCGCTCGGCAAGCGATCCGCAACTCGATGCCTGGGACGCCGAATTGAAGGCCCGCGCGATCAATCCCGGCACCAGCGCGGACCTCGCGGTGGCTACGCTGTTCGTTGCGCGCTGCGTCGAAGGGCGCGGTTAA
- a CDS encoding dihydroneopterin aldolase, with translation MDRIDTVRLAAFSSLGANPGSQAGALPERLDIVFIENFIGQTVIGIDSSELHVAQPVRVNLAIGVPAIRACATDRIEDTVNYAAVREALLELFASHRVRLLEALAETIAQLLIADFGAHWVRVSLAKPAKFADLAAVGVQIERRRGDGPAAAVGLACYASLGAGLVPN, from the coding sequence ATGGATCGTATCGATACTGTTCGCCTTGCCGCATTTTCCAGCCTCGGCGCCAATCCCGGCTCGCAAGCCGGCGCGTTGCCCGAGCGCCTCGACATCGTCTTCATCGAGAACTTCATCGGCCAGACGGTCATCGGTATCGACAGCAGCGAGTTGCATGTTGCGCAACCGGTGCGCGTGAATCTGGCGATCGGCGTGCCCGCGATCCGTGCGTGCGCGACGGACCGGATCGAAGATACGGTCAACTATGCGGCCGTGCGCGAGGCGCTGCTGGAGCTATTCGCGTCGCATCGCGTGCGGCTGCTGGAGGCGCTCGCCGAGACGATCGCGCAACTGTTGATTGCCGACTTCGGCGCGCACTGGGTGCGGGTGTCGCTCGCGAAGCCTGCCAAGTTCGCCGACCTCGCGGCCGTCGGCGTGCAGATCGAGCGGCGTCGCGGCGATGGCCCGGCGGCCGCCGTGGGTCTCGCGTGTTACGCGTCGCTGGGCGCGGGGCTGGTGCCGAATTGA
- a CDS encoding ATP-grasp domain-containing protein encodes MTITAGLRIAIMSDETGWHTGRLKKAFRARGAEARCVDLADCRIDTTWLPHGLVIPGFGRTLPDAVFVRGIAGGTFEQVTLRLGILHALRESGVPVYNDARAIERSVDKSMTSFLLHRAGVPTPATWAGESAAFAQRVLMREAAAGRQVVLKPLFGSQGHGLKRLGARGGLLAPLPSLARYRQVAYLQRFVAGARPGFDWRVLVIGGKAVAAMRRSGGKGWIHNVAQGARCEAAELTVPLAQSAVRATVALGLDYAGVDLIPNPDDAALPLVLEVNGVAAWRGLQSVVPLDVAAALVDDLLDRKLAAQRRANEQAEQAASAGVPVQSPQRRA; translated from the coding sequence ATGACGATCACAGCGGGCCTGCGCATCGCGATCATGAGCGACGAAACCGGCTGGCACACCGGCCGGTTGAAAAAGGCGTTCCGCGCGCGCGGCGCCGAAGCGCGTTGCGTCGATCTCGCGGATTGCCGCATCGACACCACGTGGCTGCCGCACGGCCTCGTGATCCCGGGCTTCGGCCGCACGCTGCCGGATGCGGTGTTCGTGCGCGGCATCGCCGGCGGCACTTTCGAGCAGGTGACGCTGCGCCTGGGCATCCTGCACGCGCTGCGCGAGTCGGGCGTGCCGGTCTACAACGACGCCCGTGCGATCGAGCGCAGCGTCGACAAATCGATGACGAGCTTCCTGCTGCATCGCGCGGGCGTGCCGACACCGGCCACCTGGGCCGGCGAGTCCGCCGCGTTCGCGCAACGCGTCCTGATGCGCGAAGCGGCCGCCGGCCGCCAGGTCGTGCTCAAGCCGCTGTTCGGCTCGCAAGGCCACGGGCTCAAACGGCTCGGCGCGCGTGGCGGGCTGCTCGCGCCGCTGCCGTCGCTCGCGCGTTATCGGCAGGTCGCTTATCTGCAGCGCTTCGTTGCCGGCGCCCGGCCCGGTTTCGACTGGCGCGTGCTCGTGATCGGCGGCAAAGCGGTCGCGGCGATGCGGCGCAGCGGCGGCAAGGGCTGGATTCACAACGTCGCGCAAGGCGCGCGCTGCGAGGCCGCGGAGTTGACGGTCCCGCTCGCGCAGAGTGCCGTGCGCGCCACCGTCGCGCTCGGGCTCGACTACGCGGGCGTGGACCTGATCCCGAATCCCGACGACGCCGCGCTGCCGCTCGTGCTCGAAGTCAACGGCGTGGCCGCGTGGCGCGGTTTGCAGTCGGTCGTGCCGCTCGATGTCGCCGCGGCGCTGGTCGACGATCTGCTCGATCGCAAACTTGCGGCGCAACGGCGCGCGAACGAGCAAGCCGAGCAAGCCGCTAGCGCCGGGGTGCCCGTGCAGTCTCCGCAGCGCCGGGCTTGA
- the fae gene encoding formaldehyde-activating enzyme, whose amino-acid sequence MAKINRVMIGESLVGDGNEVAHIDLLIGPRGSAAETAFCNALTNNKDGFTSLLAVVAPNLITKPNTILFNKVTIKGAKQAVQMFGPAQHAVALAVADSVEDGTIPQEEADDLFLCVGVFIHWQAEDDKKIQQFNYQATREAIKRAVSGEPSAAEVVSKKGTVAHPFAPN is encoded by the coding sequence ATGGCCAAGATCAACCGCGTCATGATCGGGGAGTCGCTAGTCGGCGACGGCAACGAGGTCGCGCATATCGACTTGCTGATCGGACCGCGAGGTTCGGCTGCGGAAACCGCGTTCTGCAACGCGCTCACCAACAACAAGGACGGCTTCACGTCGCTGCTCGCCGTCGTCGCGCCGAATCTCATCACGAAGCCCAATACGATCCTGTTCAACAAGGTGACGATCAAAGGCGCCAAGCAGGCCGTGCAGATGTTCGGCCCAGCGCAGCACGCGGTCGCGCTAGCAGTGGCCGACAGCGTCGAGGACGGCACGATCCCGCAGGAAGAAGCCGACGATCTGTTCCTCTGCGTCGGCGTCTTCATCCACTGGCAGGCGGAGGACGACAAGAAAATCCAGCAGTTCAACTATCAGGCGACGCGCGAGGCCATCAAGCGCGCGGTCAGCGGCGAGCCGAGCGCGGCTGAAGTAGTATCCAAGAAGGGCACCGTCGCGCATCCGTTCGCGCCGAACTGA
- a CDS encoding ATP-grasp domain-containing protein, with protein sequence MKPHRPLMHAPIVAVVGQSARLLAQSAARAGLHVAALDIFGDCDTREAAELWFDIGGGDGALGIDRARLVDALARVARLPGLLGWIGGSGLEPLMPDLCREPGLPRFLGNDAEAIAAVREPRRFFALLDALRIGHPAVSFERPTTAEGWLFKQADGCGGTHIQPADSFDSTSASAHGYFQRLGQGRSLSALFIGAHGRAHLIGFAEQLTCAIGDLRFVHAGSIGPIDLPPAFVALVQQALDALCASAGLVGINSCDFLSDGTSFDVLEINPRPSSTMALYETASPDAWPAGLLACHLDACRHGRAPSAASLARARAPRWRAGQRVLFAQRPFNVSAAFSDACLRDPQCRDVPMPGTRIDVGQPVCTLLVRAASTDAVRTALDAQHERVVQRIETCNEPDHACLHAH encoded by the coding sequence ATGAAGCCGCACCGGCCGCTCATGCATGCGCCCATCGTCGCGGTCGTCGGGCAGTCCGCGCGCCTGCTCGCGCAGTCCGCGGCGCGCGCCGGCCTGCATGTCGCCGCGCTCGATATCTTCGGCGACTGCGACACGCGCGAGGCCGCCGAACTGTGGTTCGACATCGGCGGCGGTGATGGCGCGCTCGGGATCGACCGGGCGCGGCTCGTCGATGCGCTTGCGCGCGTCGCGCGGTTGCCAGGATTGCTTGGCTGGATCGGCGGCAGCGGGCTCGAACCTTTGATGCCTGACTTGTGCCGGGAGCCCGGCTTGCCGCGCTTTCTCGGCAACGATGCCGAGGCGATCGCGGCCGTACGCGAGCCGCGGCGTTTCTTCGCGCTGCTCGACGCGTTGCGCATCGGGCATCCGGCTGTGTCGTTCGAGCGGCCCACGACAGCCGAGGGCTGGCTATTCAAGCAGGCAGATGGCTGTGGCGGCACGCATATCCAGCCCGCCGACTCGTTCGACTCCACGAGCGCCTCCGCGCACGGTTACTTCCAGCGCCTTGGCCAGGGCCGCTCGCTGTCGGCGCTGTTCATCGGCGCGCACGGCCGCGCGCATCTGATCGGTTTCGCCGAGCAGCTCACCTGCGCGATCGGCGATCTGCGCTTCGTGCATGCGGGCTCGATCGGGCCGATCGACTTGCCGCCGGCGTTCGTTGCGCTGGTGCAGCAAGCGCTCGACGCGCTATGCGCAAGCGCCGGCCTCGTCGGCATCAACAGCTGCGATTTTCTGTCGGACGGCACCTCGTTCGACGTGCTCGAAATCAACCCGCGCCCTTCGTCGACGATGGCGCTCTACGAAACCGCGTCGCCCGATGCGTGGCCAGCCGGCCTGCTCGCCTGCCACCTCGACGCGTGCCGCCACGGCCGCGCGCCGTCGGCCGCGAGCCTCGCACGGGCCCGCGCGCCGCGCTGGCGCGCCGGCCAGCGGGTGCTGTTCGCGCAGCGGCCGTTCAACGTCTCCGCGGCGTTCTCCGACGCCTGCCTGCGCGATCCGCAATGCCGCGACGTGCCGATGCCGGGCACCCGCATCGACGTCGGGCAGCCGGTCTGCACGCTGCTCGTGCGAGCGGCGTCGACGGACGCGGTGCGCACCGCGCTCGATGCGCAGCACGAACGCGTCGTCCAACGAATCGAAACCTGCAATGAGCCCGACCATGCCTGCCTCCACGCCCATTGA
- a CDS encoding sigma-54-dependent Fis family transcriptional regulator yields the protein MSLLADSSTHVREVLNVVNHQLTTRPTSEPVAQSWTRCINEFQLDPARFVPPPVLTEYELSARREALGDLIACSKLEMTTLYQQLADPELAVVLVDSGGVIVHQVSSVPFAEAVAADGFRVGALWSEREAGTNGMGTCLAERDCIAVCQHEHFYPRYTSLTCSAAPIFDDGGEIAGVLDVTSRSKLLQQHSLVLVGMSRQMIENRLLDARYRHANMIHFHSRPEFVGTLHGGKLAVGDDSTVLAANRSALFQLGFRSLAELRGRRIEEAFNASLEDMIARSIRGSFHPVTVYSANATNRFFLVAQTPQNGTGRVTRVIVTDSAIRSSAPEKHEKHDKHAPVPKLEEIAHLEFGDPRMASQIQLAARVIQRKIPIVLRGQTGTGKEVFAQALHSISPHADGPFVPVNCASLPENLIESELFGYRAGAFTGAQREGRRGKIVQANGGTLFLDEIGDMPLVLQARLLRVIEEHEVTPLGAETTVKVNFQLISASHRNLMELVESGQFREDLYYRLKGVELNLPALRERVDKLPLIHHLLANETDDPPDLTPEAEHALLTYAWPGNIRQLRHVLQMAIALSDGEPIGCEHLPPEVTQRTSAVDLPTALRLANADMDGQLADEADISSLNAIQLNERETVLSLLDEHRWNVSNVAKALGISRNTLYRKMRRLHIRLSHEGSSPDGMPLDLDA from the coding sequence ATGTCGTTGCTCGCTGACAGCAGTACGCACGTCCGGGAAGTTCTGAACGTGGTCAACCATCAGTTGACCACGCGCCCGACAAGCGAACCCGTGGCTCAGTCGTGGACGCGCTGCATCAACGAATTCCAGCTGGACCCCGCGCGTTTCGTGCCGCCGCCGGTGCTCACCGAATACGAACTCAGCGCGCGCCGTGAGGCGCTCGGCGATCTGATCGCGTGTTCGAAGCTCGAGATGACGACGCTCTATCAGCAGCTCGCCGACCCCGAGCTCGCGGTCGTGCTCGTCGATTCGGGCGGCGTGATCGTGCATCAGGTGTCGTCCGTGCCGTTCGCCGAGGCGGTCGCCGCCGACGGCTTTCGCGTCGGCGCGCTGTGGAGCGAACGCGAAGCCGGCACCAACGGCATGGGCACCTGTCTCGCGGAGCGCGACTGCATCGCCGTCTGTCAGCACGAGCATTTCTATCCGCGCTATACGTCGCTCACGTGCTCGGCCGCGCCGATCTTCGACGACGGCGGCGAAATCGCCGGCGTGCTCGACGTCACCAGCCGCTCGAAGCTGCTGCAGCAGCACTCGCTGGTACTGGTCGGCATGTCGCGGCAGATGATCGAAAACCGTCTGCTCGATGCGCGCTACCGGCACGCCAACATGATCCATTTCCACAGCCGCCCGGAATTCGTCGGCACGCTGCACGGCGGCAAGCTCGCGGTCGGGGACGACAGCACGGTGCTCGCCGCGAACCGCAGCGCGCTGTTCCAGCTCGGCTTCCGCTCGCTCGCCGAGCTGCGCGGCCGGCGCATCGAGGAAGCGTTCAACGCGTCGCTCGAAGACATGATCGCGCGCAGCATTCGCGGCTCGTTCCATCCGGTCACCGTCTACAGCGCGAATGCGACGAACCGCTTTTTCCTCGTCGCGCAGACGCCGCAGAACGGCACCGGGCGCGTGACGCGGGTGATCGTCACCGACTCCGCGATCCGCAGCAGCGCCCCGGAAAAACACGAGAAGCACGACAAGCACGCGCCGGTGCCGAAGCTCGAAGAGATTGCGCACCTCGAATTCGGCGACCCGCGCATGGCCTCGCAGATCCAGCTGGCCGCACGCGTGATCCAGCGCAAGATTCCGATCGTGCTGCGCGGCCAGACCGGCACCGGCAAGGAAGTCTTCGCGCAGGCGCTGCACAGCATCAGCCCGCACGCCGACGGTCCGTTCGTGCCGGTGAACTGCGCGTCGCTGCCGGAGAACCTGATCGAGAGCGAGCTGTTCGGCTATCGCGCCGGTGCGTTTACCGGCGCGCAGCGTGAAGGTCGGCGCGGCAAGATCGTGCAGGCCAACGGCGGCACGCTGTTCCTCGACGAGATCGGCGACATGCCGCTCGTGCTGCAGGCTCGGCTGCTGCGCGTGATCGAGGAACACGAGGTCACGCCGCTCGGCGCCGAGACCACCGTCAAGGTCAATTTCCAGCTGATCAGCGCGAGCCACCGCAATCTGATGGAACTCGTGGAGAGCGGCCAGTTCCGCGAGGACCTGTACTACCGGCTCAAGGGCGTCGAGCTGAATCTGCCTGCGCTGCGCGAGCGCGTCGACAAGCTGCCGCTGATCCATCATCTGCTCGCCAACGAAACCGACGATCCGCCCGATCTGACGCCGGAAGCCGAACACGCGCTGCTCACCTACGCGTGGCCCGGCAACATCCGTCAGCTGCGTCACGTGTTGCAGATGGCCATTGCGCTGTCCGACGGCGAGCCGATCGGCTGCGAGCATCTGCCGCCCGAGGTCACGCAACGCACGTCGGCGGTCGATCTGCCCACCGCGCTGCGCCTCGCAAACGCGGACATGGACGGGCAGCTCGCCGACGAAGCGGACATTTCTTCGCTGAACGCGATCCAGCTGAACGAGCGCGAGACGGTGCTGTCGCTGCTCGACGAGCATCGCTGGAACGTCAGCAACGTCGCGAAGGCGCTCGGCATCAGCCGCAACACGCTGTACCGCAAGATGCGCCGGCTGCATATCCGGCTGTCGCACGAAGGCTCGTCGCCGGACGGCATGCCGCTCGATCTCGACGCATGA
- the mch gene encoding methenyltetrahydromethanopterin cyclohydrolase has protein sequence MPASTPIETSPPTAPPSVNALSERLVARLVDQAAHLGVALTRTPAGTVIADAGVDARGSLDAGVLIARICMGGLGRVAVRANFDAAPLWPTMLEVSTSSPVLACLGSQYAGWSLAATKEQTGGKKFFSLGSGPARALAVKEPLFDELGYRDRHERGALVLEVDRLPPQVVIDKVLHDCGLAPDHLTLIVTPTHSVAGTVQVVARVVEVALHKVHVLGVPLDEIVAGTGSAPLPPPAPDGIQAMGRTNDAILYGGRVHLTVRHDEIARRLADTLPSANSRDYGRPFADVFTAVNFDFYQIDPALFAPAEVWVSSLESGVTYHGGRLDGGLLRKQWGGEPVAR, from the coding sequence ATGCCTGCCTCCACGCCCATTGAGACATCCCCGCCCACCGCGCCGCCGAGCGTGAATGCGCTGTCAGAGCGCCTCGTCGCCCGGCTCGTCGATCAGGCGGCACATCTCGGCGTCGCGCTCACTCGCACACCCGCCGGCACCGTGATCGCCGATGCCGGCGTCGACGCCCGCGGCAGTCTCGACGCCGGCGTGCTGATCGCGCGCATCTGCATGGGCGGTCTCGGCCGCGTCGCGGTACGCGCTAATTTCGACGCCGCGCCGCTGTGGCCGACGATGCTCGAGGTCAGCACCTCGTCGCCGGTGCTCGCCTGTCTCGGCAGCCAGTACGCGGGCTGGAGCCTCGCGGCGACCAAGGAGCAGACCGGCGGCAAAAAGTTCTTTTCGCTCGGCTCAGGGCCCGCGCGCGCGCTCGCGGTCAAGGAACCGCTATTCGACGAACTCGGCTATCGAGACCGCCACGAACGCGGCGCGCTGGTGCTCGAAGTGGACCGTCTGCCGCCGCAGGTCGTGATCGACAAGGTGCTGCACGACTGCGGCCTCGCGCCCGACCACCTGACGCTGATCGTCACGCCGACACACTCTGTCGCGGGAACGGTACAGGTCGTGGCCCGCGTCGTCGAAGTGGCGCTGCACAAGGTGCACGTGCTCGGCGTGCCGCTCGACGAGATCGTCGCCGGCACGGGCTCGGCGCCGCTGCCGCCGCCCGCGCCCGACGGCATTCAGGCGATGGGCCGCACCAACGACGCGATCCTGTACGGCGGCCGCGTGCATCTGACGGTCCGGCACGACGAGATCGCGCGACGTCTCGCAGACACGCTGCCCTCCGCCAATTCGCGCGACTACGGCCGGCCGTTCGCGGACGTCTTCACGGCTGTCAACTTCGACTTCTATCAGATCGACCCCGCACTGTTCGCCCCCGCCGAGGTGTGGGTCAGCAGCCTCGAAAGCGGCGTGACCTATCATGGCGGCCGGCTCGACGGCGGCCTGCTGCGCAAACAGTGGGGCGGCGAGCCGGTCGCGCGATGA